The DNA segment AATGAAAACCACCTTTTGGAATAATATACGTTAGTTCGCCCGGTAATATAGTTTCAAATGCTTCCACTAAATCATCTCTTCGTCTTTCTAAAACTTGGTATAATTGTGTTAAATGGCTGTGATATCCGGTCGTATTTAAAACACTATTTGCCAGTACTTGTGGAAAAATACTTAAACCAAAATCCATTTCTTGTCTTGCGAGCGCGAGTCGTTCAATTACCGCTGTTGGTCCAATTAACCAGCCAATTCGGGTAGTTGATCCCATGATTTTCGAGAGCGAGCCAATGTATAATACATTATCTGTATCCAATTGTTTTAGTGGTGCTGGAATTTTTTCATCAAGTGCTGCGAGTTCAGAAAAAGGATCATCTTCTACAATTGGAATTTTCAAGTGAGCACAAATGTCCACAAGTTCTTTGCGACGTTTTAAACTCATCACGATTCCAGTTGGATTTTGAAATGTCGGGTTAACAAAAACCATTTTTACACGATGTTTATGATATAACTCACGTAATTCAGAAATAATCACACCATCTTCATCCATTGGCAAAGCAAAAATCCGCAAACCAGCTGATTGGAATAATGAGAGCGAATAAAAATAAGAAGGCGATTCAATTGCAACTGCATCACCAGGTTTTAATAAACATTGCGTAATTAAAAAAAGAGCTTGTTGGGCGCCAGATGTAATGAAAACTTGCTCGGGACGTGTTTGTAAACCATAAGCCTTTTTCATTTGTTTTTGAATCGTTTCACGTAATGGCCTATAACCAGCCTCATCCTCCAGCTGTTCTTCAGCAATAAAAGACTGCCATGATAGACTGGGCGTTTCAAGTTTAGGCGTCATTTCTAGAGGAAGTTCCCCCGTCGCAGCATCAATCACTTGATCAGAATTGGCGCGTTCCATGACTCCTGCTTGCCGAATATACGGAACTGCCGGGGTAAAACCACCTTGCGTTAAATAGCGCCGCCAATTCGTTGACTGTCCCGCAAAAAGTCCCCATTTTTCTGCATTAACCGTTGTTCCGCTACCTTGTTTGCGAATGATAACCGCTCGTGCCGTTAGCTCATCAAGTGCGCGCACAACCGTCGAACGGTTCACCCCAAATATTTCTGCTAACTGTCTTTCAGGTGGTAATTTTTCTTCTGGTAAAAGTTCCCCATTCATAATTTTCGTTTCTATTAAATCTACAATTTGTAAATAAATTGGTAAATTAGATTTTTCATTAAGTTTCCACATCGGTTTATTCCCCCCGTATAATTGGATGGATAAATAAACATCCAATTGGCTGTTTTTACGAAATGGCTTTTAGCTTATCATAATAATCAGGTAATTTCAATTAACTTTGATGGAGGTTGTAAATATGGAGAAAAAAGTTGGTACAGACCGAGTGAAACGTGGTATGGCGCAAATGCAAAAAGGTGGCGTCATTATGGACGTTGTGAATGCTGAACAAGCAAAAATTGCGGAAGACGCTGGCGCAGTAGCAGTTATGGCGCTTGAACGAGTTCCTTCCGATATTCGTGCAGCAGGAGGAGTTGCTCGTATGGCCGATCCTCGTATTGTCGAAGAAGTAATGAACGCTGTTTCTATCCCCGTAATGGCAAAAGCTCGCATTGGTCACATTACAGAAGCACGTGTCCTAGAAGCAATGGGCGTGGATTATATTGACGAAAGTGAAGTATTAACACCCGCCGATGATGAATTCCATTTGCTAAAATCAGATTTCACTGTTCCTTTCGTGTGTGGTTGTCGTGATATTGGTGAAGCACTCCGTCGTATTGGTGAAGGTGCTGCCATGCTTCGTACAAAAGGAGAACCTGGAACTGGTAATATCGTCGAAGCTGTCCGTCATATGCGTCAAGTAAATGGTCAAATCCGCCAAATCGTTGGTATGACAGATGATGAATTAATGGTTGCCGCTAAAAATTTCGGTGCTCCATATGAACTTGTAAAAGAAATTAAATCCCTTGGTAAACTTCCTGTTGTTAATTTTGCTGCTGGAGGGGTTGCGACTCCTTCTGATGCTGCATTAATGATGGAACTTGGAGCTGACGGTGTTTTCGTTGGATCTGGTATTTTCAAATCAGATAATCCTGCTAAATTTGCTAGTGCGATTGTCCAAGCAACTACTTACTATACAGACTATGAATTAATCGGAAAACTTTCCAAAGAGCTAGGTTCCCCGATGAAAGGAATCGAAATGTCTCGCCTAAACCCAGAGGACAGAATGCAAGATCGGAGTGTTTAATATGAAAAAAATTGGTGTTCTTGCACTTCAAGGTGCTGTCGACGAGCATATCCAAATGATTAAATCTGCCGGTGCTCTCCCTTCAAAAGTAAAGCACCCGAGTGATTTAAACGAGCTTGATGGACTTGTTTTACCAGGTGGAGAAAGTACAACTATGCGCAAAATCATGAAACGCTATGATTTAATAGAACCTGTTAGAGCATTTGCTAAAGAAGGAAAAGCTATTTTTGGTACTTGTGCCGGACTTGTCCTTTTGTCCAAAGAAATCGAAGGCGGCGAAGAAAGCCTAGGATTAATTGACACAACCGCTGTTCGTAATGGTTTCGGTCGGCAGAAAGAAAGTTTTGAAGCTGAGTTAAACGTCGAAATATTTAGTGATGCTCCTTTTGAAGCTGTATTTATCCGTGCCCCCTACTTAATCGAACCAAGTCCCGAAGTATCTGTGTTAGCAACCTTTGAAGATAAAATTGTAGCAGCTAAAGAGGCCAATATTCTCGTCACCGCGTTCCATCCAGAACTAACAAACGATAACCGTTTCATGCGTTTCTTTATCGAAAAAATGGTATAAAAAAAAGCAGTAGACACATGCGTCTACTGCTTTTACCTATTATTTATTCACTGCTTGCGCTGCTGTAATTAATGTTAAGTTATAAACATCATCTGTATTACAACCACGAGATAAATCATTAACCGGTGCATTTAATCCTTGTAAAATTGGTCCAACTGCTTCAAAATTACCTAAACGTTGAGCAATTTTATAACCAATGTTCCCTGCTTCTAAACTAGGGAAAATGAACACATTAGCGTCCCCTTTAATAACGGAACCTGGGGCTTTTTTCTCTGCAACCGTTGGAACAAAGGCTGCATCAAATTGGAACTCTCCATCTAATGTTAATTCTGGGGCTTTTTCTTTTGCAAGCGCTGTTGCTTCTACGACTTTTTCTGTTTCATCGGATTTTGCAGAACCTTTTGTAGAGAAGCTTAACATAGCAACACGTGGGTCAATGCCAAAGATTTCTGCTGTTTCCGCACTAACAATCGCATTTTCCGCTAAGTCTGCTGCAACTGGCGCAATATTGATAGCCACATCACTGAATAAGTAACGTTCTTCGCCACGAACCATAATCATCGCACCGGCAACTTTACTAACGCCTGGTTTAGTTTTAATAATTTGTAGCGCTGGACGAACAGTGTCTCCAGTAGAGTGAGCCGCCCCACTTACAAGACCTTCTGCTTTTCCTGTGTATACAAGCATTGTTCCAAAATAGTTTGGATCTGCAAGCATTTTACGAGCTGCTTCTTCTGTTGCTTTTCCTTTACGACGTTCTACAAATGCAGCTACTAATTCATCAAAAAGTGGATCAGTCGCAGGTTCATGGATAGCAATTCCTTCAACAGAAACGCCAATTTCTTTTGCTTTTGCTTCAATTTCACTTTTGTTTCCAAGTAAAATTGGTGTTACGATATTTTCTTTTTGCAGACGTGCAGCTGCTCCGACAATACGTTCATCTGTTCCTTCAGGTAATACAATGCGCACGTTTTTCCCAGTAACTTGTCCTTTGATTGTAGTAAATAAATCACTCATGTGTTATTTTCCTCCATTAATATAAATGTTATAGTTACCATTTTACTATAAAAACGGGCAACTTGATAGAAAAAAAGCGTTTAAAAACAGCTCCAGCACTTATTTCCGTGTATCAATACAGAGGTAAAAAGGCATGCTAACCAGATAATAGCGCATTAACCATTAAGGAATTTTTTTGCTGTTATACCTTCTTATTTTGCTATCCTATTAATAAATTCAAAAAAATACTTCATATTAAATTGCATTCGTGATAAAATGAACATAGTTGATAATGATTATCATATTCAGTACATAACATAAAAGGAGGCCTGCTAGCTTATGCAATTAAATGAAACTGCTGTCGGCGATAAAGTTCGCATCTCAGAATTAAAAATAGAGAATGCCATGCTTAAACGTCGCTTACTTGCTCTTGGTTGCGATGAAGGTTGTGATATTTGTATCAAACAAAAAGGACTGTTTGGTGGTCCATGTACTTTTGAAACAAAAGGTCAATATATCA comes from the Listeria welshimeri serovar 6b str. SLCC5334 genome and includes:
- the pdxS gene encoding pyridoxal 5'-phosphate synthase lyase subunit PdxS: MEKKVGTDRVKRGMAQMQKGGVIMDVVNAEQAKIAEDAGAVAVMALERVPSDIRAAGGVARMADPRIVEEVMNAVSIPVMAKARIGHITEARVLEAMGVDYIDESEVLTPADDEFHLLKSDFTVPFVCGCRDIGEALRRIGEGAAMLRTKGEPGTGNIVEAVRHMRQVNGQIRQIVGMTDDELMVAAKNFGAPYELVKEIKSLGKLPVVNFAAGGVATPSDAALMMELGADGVFVGSGIFKSDNPAKFASAIVQATTYYTDYELIGKLSKELGSPMKGIEMSRLNPEDRMQDRSV
- a CDS encoding PLP-dependent aminotransferase family protein, which codes for MWKLNEKSNLPIYLQIVDLIETKIMNGELLPEEKLPPERQLAEIFGVNRSTVVRALDELTARAVIIRKQGSGTTVNAEKWGLFAGQSTNWRRYLTQGGFTPAVPYIRQAGVMERANSDQVIDAATGELPLEMTPKLETPSLSWQSFIAEEQLEDEAGYRPLRETIQKQMKKAYGLQTRPEQVFITSGAQQALFLITQCLLKPGDAVAIESPSYFYSLSLFQSAGLRIFALPMDEDGVIISELRELYHKHRVKMVFVNPTFQNPTGIVMSLKRRKELVDICAHLKIPIVEDDPFSELAALDEKIPAPLKQLDTDNVLYIGSLSKIMGSTTRIGWLIGPTAVIERLALARQEMDFGLSIFPQVLANSVLNTTGYHSHLTQLYQVLERRRDDLVEAFETILPGELTYIIPKGGFHLWVKLPVKFRSIRDFDIFLAHDLLVMPGFLFGVKETVIRVTYTRLEKQESLKVAKIIKQILIERTCEEV
- the pdxT gene encoding pyridoxal 5'-phosphate synthase glutaminase subunit PdxT — its product is MKKIGVLALQGAVDEHIQMIKSAGALPSKVKHPSDLNELDGLVLPGGESTTMRKIMKRYDLIEPVRAFAKEGKAIFGTCAGLVLLSKEIEGGEESLGLIDTTAVRNGFGRQKESFEAELNVEIFSDAPFEAVFIRAPYLIEPSPEVSVLATFEDKIVAAKEANILVTAFHPELTNDNRFMRFFIEKMV
- a CDS encoding FeoA family protein, translated to MQLNETAVGDKVRISELKIENAMLKRRLLALGCDEGCDICIKQKGLFGGPCTFETKGQYISIRQCDACAIMVERR
- the pta gene encoding phosphate acetyltransferase, translating into MSDLFTTIKGQVTGKNVRIVLPEGTDERIVGAAARLQKENIVTPILLGNKSEIEAKAKEIGVSVEGIAIHEPATDPLFDELVAAFVERRKGKATEEAARKMLADPNYFGTMLVYTGKAEGLVSGAAHSTGDTVRPALQIIKTKPGVSKVAGAMIMVRGEERYLFSDVAINIAPVAADLAENAIVSAETAEIFGIDPRVAMLSFSTKGSAKSDETEKVVEATALAKEKAPELTLDGEFQFDAAFVPTVAEKKAPGSVIKGDANVFIFPSLEAGNIGYKIAQRLGNFEAVGPILQGLNAPVNDLSRGCNTDDVYNLTLITAAQAVNK